ACTTTGACTCACTATCTCGCCCGAAAACTGCATGTAGACTAACACAGTATTTTAATTTGACCCTGAACAGAACCCATTCAAAGCAGGTTTTGTTCAGGGTTGAGTCAGAGGTCAACCCAAAAGCTTATCTCTGATTTTTCACCCCTATAAATCGTGCTGTGATATCAAAGGTTTTCCATGACATTTTTGAGTCTTGGTGTTTCATTCCTACTACTTAGAAACTATACTTGCGAGACATAATTAACCCTATAAATAATGCCATTAAAATCATCGCATTTAGTGCTGTTTTTAATCCTCCTGTCTACCCAATTATTTGCAAACCCGCATACGATACAGTACCTCAAGAAGGACGCTTCTCTGCATGAGATCAAACAACTACATGAAGACCAGTGGATAGATTATACAGAGCCTGTCTATGAAGGAACTGCCAATGGCATTTACTGGTTTAGGATAGAAATTCCCGCATCAACGGAATCTCATATAGTCACCATTCCCGAATCCCATATCACTAGAGCATCACTCTATCAGGGGAAAGACGAGATTCTGCCCTTAGCTGACACACGCTATAGGAGCTTCTCGATCGCCCCCTCTCCTAGCGCAACCACTTACTACCTGAGGGTCAACTGTCGATTGGAAGCCAGAATCCCGCTACAAATAGAGCCATCAATGCGCTATCATAGATCCGAACAATATGAATTCCTAAGCATGGGGATCTATTACGGAGTGGTCATTTGTGTGGTCTTTATCAATCTCATCTCCTTCATTATCTTCGGAAACAAAGGTTATATTCAATACCTATTCATGCCCATCGGTATGTCCATCAATTCTGTGTACAAAGACGGCATTTTTGCGCTTCTGTTTGGTTCTATAGGTCTCAATGAATACATCGAACCTACCCTCAACAGTATTTTGGCGATCACTTGTGTCTTTTGTATTGAGAGCTACCTCAGTATCAACCGACACTATCCCCGATTGTATCGAATCGGCATTGCTTTTGTCGTCCTGTCACAGTTGCTCAATATTGGCGTGCTCCTGACACATGGGGCTTTCTCCCTCTATGTCTCCACCGACTTGGCTATTCTGTTGGCATTAGACACATTCTGGCTATCAGGCTTTTTGCTTTGGAGGAAAACGAAAACCATAGAGTCTGGCTGGTTTTCCGTGGCGTATGGCATACCGCTCTTTGTAGCGCATGGATACTATCTGAGTCCCTACTTCGGCTTAGACTTTATGAATATATCATTTATGTGGTACAAGGTCGGGTCTGTATTCGAAATGGCGATTTTCACCTACGCCATTATGTTTCAATCCAAAAAGATAGCCTTGAAAAACCAAGAGATGAGACAAACGATCGTGGACTATACCCATCAGCTCAACAAGCTACATGACAAGCCCAATGAAAAGGAAGCGCAAACCTTAGAACTCATCAAGCGCTACCGGTTCACGCTCAAAGAGGTAGAAGTTCTCCAGGATATAGCAGATGGGTGCACCAACAAAGAAATCGCGGACAAACACTTCATCAGTCAGAATACAGTCAAGTACCACATCAGGCACATCTTCGAAAAACTGAATGTAAACAACCGCAAAGAAGCCGGAAACAAACTCATGCATCCCGCTGATGAACCCTCAACAACGACTCAAATTTAACCCTCTCATAATAAGACAATTACCCGAATGGGTGGGAAAAACCACCCCCTCCTTTTTTGTCGTTGACCTAGCCATTGCGATAGCTTGCTGCACAGTTAAACAAACAGCAAATTTCAATGGTCACAATGTACAAACACTCCACCCTGTGTAAAATTAAGTTCTTTGATTACCTACGTCGTTTTCTCTTGATGCTCGCCATCCTGTCGATGGTCTCAGTATCCTATGCCCAAAATCAAGCACCAGTATTCACCTCCACGCCTGTGGTTACGGTAGATGACAATGTAGCATATTCATACACTGCCTATACTTCTGATTCTGACCGTGATAGGGTAACAGTAACTGCTACAACTAAACCCAGTTGGTTAACCTTAACCAATATTGATGCTGAGGTCACCACCTTTGCAGGCTCAGGTAGTTCAGGAAGCGAAGATGGTCACGGCACTAGCGCCAGTTTTAATAACCCTTCTGGAATAGCAATAGACGCATCAGGAAATATTTACGTCGCTAATGCCAATACAATAAGAAAAATAAGCCCCAGCGGTGATGTCACCACACTAGCAGGCTCAGCAGTTGCTGGAGATACCGATGGCAATGGTGTAAACGCTACGTTTAACCTTCCAAAGGGGCTAGCCATAGATGCCGCAGGTAATGTATATGTAGCAGACACATATAGTTTCAAAATCAGAAAAATAAGCACTAGTGGAGACGTAACTACATTAGCAGGATCAGGAAATGTGGCGAGTATTGACGGTAATGGAGCCAATGCTAGTTTCAATTATCCATTTGCATTAGCTGTAGACGCTACAGGCAATGTGTACGTAGCGGATGGTGGTAGTCAAAAAATACGTAAGATCACCCCAGACGGAGAGGTAACGACTTTTGCAGGCTCTGGAGACAATGAAAATGTTGATGGCAATGGACTGAATGCTAGTTTTATAAGTCCCCGTGGATTGACCATAGACGCTGCTGGCAACCTATATGTAACAAGTTTTTATGGTCATGCGGTGCGTAAGATAACGCCCGATCGTGACGTGACTACACTAGCAGGATCAGGAACTGCAGGCAATACAGATGACAATGGAACCAGTGCAAGCTTTAATGAGCCAGCAGGAATTGCTGTGGACGGTTCGGGTAATTTATATGTGGCTGACAACAGAAACCATAAAATACGCAAGATCAGCACCGATGGTGATGTAACGACCTTGGCAGGCTCAGGAAACCCCGGCAGTACGGATGAGAATGGCACGAGTGCTAGTTTTAATAATCCTATTGGAGTAGCCGTAGATGCTGCTGGCTCTGTGTATGTGGCTGATCAAGTCAATCATAAAATACGGAAGATATCTAAGTATTATGAACTTTCTGGTTCTGCAACAGATCAACTAGGTGATCACAATGTAACACTTACTGCTAGTGACGGTAAGGGAGGAACAGCGACACAGTCTTTTGTACTAAAAGTGGCTAAAGGTAGAGCTATCGGTACGGGCAATATTCTGTACGTCGACAAAAACGTAAGTGGTGGTGATGAAAGAGGTAGTTCGTGGATCAATGCCGTTCCTGAATTGGCCGATGCGCTCGTATGGGCCAAAGACAACTACGATGATACTTGGGCTACTACCCCATTAAAAATATATGTGGCCAAAGGTACTTATAAGCCCCTGTACAGTCCTGAGGATGGAGACAACTTCGGTACCGACCAAGGGCGTAACAATAGCTTCTCTATGGTCAAAAATGTCCAGTTGTATGGCGGTTTTGATCCAGCAAACGGAATTGAAGACTTAACTGACACACGTATCCTCCCCTCCTCTGACGAAGCAGTAGGGACAATATTGAGTGGTGATATTGGGACTGCAGATGATGCTACCGACAACACCTACAACGTACTCGTGAGTGCCGGAGATGTAGGTACCGCTAGCCTAGATGGGTTTAGCATCACGGATGGATATGCCAATGATTACTCTGACATTTATGTCAATGGTAAGCAGATATTCAAATGCTCTGGTGCAGGAGTCTACAACTCGGTCTCTTCACCCACTTATAAACATGTAACACTACACAACAACAGCTGTACAGAATCTGGTGGAGGGATGTTTAGTTACATGTCTTCACCAGCTCTTCAATTGGTTATTCTAAAAAACAACCAAGCCAAAGATGGCGGGGGAATAACAAACCAAGAGAGTTCTTCTCCTACGCTTTTGAATGTCTCCATTCAAAGCAACAATGCGAGTGAAAATGGTAGCGGAATGTACAATGTAGATGAATCTGAACCTACGCTTACCAATGTTTCTATTGTAGGCAATGAGGCTTCTGTTAGCAGTGAGGAAGTACCCAGTTGTGTATCTCAAAACTCCTCTCTCACGCTAAACAACTGCATCATTTGGGATGTGGTCACTGGAGATTACACAGCTCAGAACAGCCTAATCAAAGGAACTAGCGA
The DNA window shown above is from Reichenbachiella sp. 5M10 and carries:
- a CDS encoding LuxR C-terminal-related transcriptional regulator; translation: MPLKSSHLVLFLILLSTQLFANPHTIQYLKKDASLHEIKQLHEDQWIDYTEPVYEGTANGIYWFRIEIPASTESHIVTIPESHITRASLYQGKDEILPLADTRYRSFSIAPSPSATTYYLRVNCRLEARIPLQIEPSMRYHRSEQYEFLSMGIYYGVVICVVFINLISFIIFGNKGYIQYLFMPIGMSINSVYKDGIFALLFGSIGLNEYIEPTLNSILAITCVFCIESYLSINRHYPRLYRIGIAFVVLSQLLNIGVLLTHGAFSLYVSTDLAILLALDTFWLSGFLLWRKTKTIESGWFSVAYGIPLFVAHGYYLSPYFGLDFMNISFMWYKVGSVFEMAIFTYAIMFQSKKIALKNQEMRQTIVDYTHQLNKLHDKPNEKEAQTLELIKRYRFTLKEVEVLQDIADGCTNKEIADKHFISQNTVKYHIRHIFEKLNVNNRKEAGNKLMHPADEPSTTTQI